A single window of Butyricicoccus intestinisimiae DNA harbors:
- a CDS encoding S-layer homology domain-containing protein has translation MKFNKSKLASVIMSGVLAVNVVTPAFAINNENTTTKSSTSTISSQTTTDSDSTNKVWVVDQKEEDVQVVVGYRHYYICNNCQTKFYFDEYPASDNDLTPGENAAAHAAADHLRYSSCAGASVGYSGGKDPIYKTEHHEEIGHYEEITVDQSKLTVKYNKYNEFGDYSEESVDYTSTSDTNAKFVMRHNGTAYPSVTVTPDGDITWKSSDKSVATAASSGEIRAYNLGTTTITATSPNGAYVTFDVEIVPNFTWNGTSCVADYAYAGNGSSSWDYYNQDCDVTSKVTKPATCSHTGETVYTASITVGGKTYTDTKTVETPKTETHSWNEGEITTQPTCTKNGVKTYTCTECRATKTESVPATGHTYGEPKFKWSNDKTSCTASVSCKAGDDTQTANCKVSSKVTTEATCAKEGVRTYTATVTLNGKDYTDTKTEKIAKTENHSWDEGKITTPPTDTREGVKTYTCTVCGKTKTEAIPKLNAEYKKPTFAWSEDYSSCVATAVCTTGGADLKKDCAVTHKTTKNPTCTKTGVETYTATVEVNGKTYTDVKTKDIPATGHTYGEPKFKWSNDKTSCTASVSCKAGDDTQTANCKVSSKVTTEATCAKEGVRTYTATVTLNGKDYTDTKTEKIAKTENHSWNEGKITTPPTDTREGVKTYTCTVCGKTKTEAIPKLNAKYKEPTFAWSEDYSSCVATAVCTTGGADLKKDCAVTHKTTKNPTCTKTGVETYTATVEVNGKTYTDVKTKDIPATGHTYGEPKFKWSNDKTSCTASVSCKAGDDTQTANCKVSSKVTTEATCAKEGVRTYTATVTLNGKDYTDTKTEKIAKTENHSWDEGKVTTPPTDTREGVKTYTCTVCGKTKTEAIPKLSAEYKEPTFAWSSDYTSCVATFVCTTGGSDLKQDCAVTHKTTEATCETAGTTKHTATITFNGKTYTDVKETAIPATGHTYGEPEFNWNGTQSCVATFTCAKCGKTNDVNAKIEKSGSGMKVTYTATVTANGKTYTDQKADKRFVDVADDAYYYDAVDYALKHKITDGTSETTFSPDDNCTRAQIVQFLYNLDARNTEALIAETIPFHDIEDDAWYADAVKWAYENQVTDGTSETTFSPNEGCTRAQVAQFLWNRAGNPEPKNVKTAFTDVPEDAWYANAVAWAAENGITSGTSETTFSPDDNCTRAQIVTLIYHNETM, from the coding sequence ATGAAATTTAACAAATCTAAGCTCGCATCGGTCATTATGTCCGGCGTTTTGGCTGTCAATGTAGTGACACCGGCATTTGCAATTAACAATGAAAATACAACAACCAAATCATCCACATCTACCATATCATCTCAGACTACAACAGATTCAGATTCAACAAACAAGGTTTGGGTCGTTGATCAGAAGGAAGAGGATGTTCAGGTTGTAGTTGGATATCGACATTACTATATTTGTAACAATTGTCAGACAAAATTTTACTTCGATGAATATCCTGCTTCTGATAATGATCTTACTCCTGGGGAGAATGCTGCTGCACACGCTGCCGCTGACCATTTGAGATATTCATCTTGTGCTGGTGCATCTGTTGGTTATTCCGGTGGCAAAGACCCGATTTACAAGACCGAACATCATGAGGAAATCGGACACTATGAGGAAATTACAGTCGATCAGAGTAAGCTGACGGTTAAGTATAATAAATATAACGAATTTGGCGACTACAGTGAGGAGAGCGTAGATTATACTTCTACGAGTGATACGAATGCAAAGTTTGTAATGCGGCATAATGGCACTGCGTATCCGAGTGTTACTGTTACGCCAGATGGAGATATTACATGGAAGTCGAGTGATAAGAGTGTAGCTACGGCAGCATCTAGCGGTGAAATTCGAGCATACAATCTTGGAACGACAACTATCACTGCTACCAGTCCGAACGGCGCTTATGTTACCTTTGATGTTGAAATTGTTCCGAATTTTACATGGAACGGAACTTCTTGTGTAGCAGATTATGCATATGCAGGAAATGGCTCATCCAGTTGGGATTATTATAATCAAGACTGCGATGTTACCAGTAAGGTAACGAAGCCAGCTACTTGTTCTCATACTGGTGAAACAGTTTATACTGCTTCAATTACTGTCGGAGGAAAGACATATACAGATACAAAGACTGTAGAGACTCCAAAGACCGAAACCCATTCTTGGAATGAGGGCGAGATTACGACTCAGCCGACTTGTACAAAGAATGGTGTAAAGACCTACACTTGTACTGAATGCAGAGCAACTAAGACTGAATCGGTTCCGGCAACCGGTCACACTTACGGTGAACCGAAGTTTAAGTGGTCTAATGATAAGACTTCCTGCACTGCAAGCGTATCTTGCAAGGCTGGCGATGACACTCAGACTGCCAACTGCAAGGTTAGCAGCAAGGTGACGACAGAAGCAACTTGTGCTAAGGAAGGCGTTCGCACCTATACTGCAACGGTTACTCTGAACGGTAAGGATTACACAGACACCAAGACCGAGAAAATCGCTAAGACTGAAAACCATTCTTGGGATGAAGGAAAGATTACAACCCCGCCGACCGATACTCGTGAGGGAGTAAAGACCTACACCTGTACCGTTTGCGGTAAGACCAAGACCGAAGCAATTCCGAAGCTCAATGCTGAGTATAAGAAACCGACGTTTGCGTGGTCTGAAGATTACTCCTCTTGCGTAGCTACTGCTGTTTGTACGACCGGTGGGGCCGATCTGAAGAAGGATTGTGCCGTAACACACAAGACTACAAAGAATCCAACTTGCACCAAGACTGGCGTGGAAACATATACCGCTACTGTGGAAGTAAACGGTAAGACTTATACGGATGTTAAGACAAAAGACATTCCGGCAACCGGTCACACTTACGGCGAACCGAAGTTTAAGTGGTCTAATGATAAGACTTCCTGCACTGCAAGCGTATCTTGCAAGGCTGGCGACGACACTCAGACTGCCAACTGCAAGGTTAGCAGCAAGGTAACAACAGAAGCAACTTGTGCTAAGGAAGGCGTTCGCACCTATACTGCAACGGTTACTCTGAACGGTAAGGATTACACAGACACCAAGACCGAGAAAATCGCTAAGACTGAAAACCATTCTTGGAATGAAGGAAAGATTACAACCCCGCCGACCGATACTCGTGAGGGAGTAAAGACCTACACCTGTACCGTTTGCGGTAAGACCAAGACCGAAGCAATTCCGAAGCTCAATGCTAAGTATAAGGAACCGACGTTTGCGTGGTCTGAAGATTACTCCTCTTGCGTAGCTACTGCTGTTTGTACGACCGGTGGGGCAGATCTGAAGAAGGATTGTGCTGTAACACACAAAACTACAAAGAACCCGACTTGCACTAAGACTGGCGTGGAAACATATACCGCTACTGTGGAAGTAAACGGTAAGACTTATACGGATGTTAAGACAAAAGACATTCCGGCAACCGGTCACACTTACGGTGAACCGAAGTTTAAGTGGTCTAATGATAAGACTTCCTGCACTGCAAGCGTATCGTGTAAGGCTGGCGATGACACTCAGACTGCCAACTGCAAGGTTAGCAGCAAGGTAACAACAGAAGCAACTTGTGCTAAGGAAGGCGTTCGCACCTATACTGCAACGGTTACTCTGAACGGTAAGGATTACACAGACACCAAGACCGAGAAAATCGCTAAGACTGAAAATCATTCTTGGGATGAGGGTAAGGTTACGACCCCGCCGACCGATACTCGTGAGGGCGTAAAGACTTATACCTGCACGGTTTGTGGTAAGACTAAGACCGAAGCAATTCCAAAGCTCAGTGCTGAGTATAAGGAACCGACATTCGCGTGGTCTAGCGATTATACCTCTTGCGTAGCTACTTTCGTTTGCACAACTGGTGGATCGGATCTGAAGCAGGATTGTGCGGTAACGCATAAGACTACAGAGGCTACTTGCGAGACTGCAGGTACTACGAAGCATACAGCAACCATTACCTTTAATGGCAAGACTTATACGGATGTTAAGGAGACTGCAATTCCGGCAACCGGCCACACCTATGGCGAACCGGAGTTCAATTGGAATGGTACACAGTCCTGTGTTGCAACCTTTACTTGCGCGAAGTGCGGTAAGACCAACGATGTAAATGCTAAGATTGAAAAATCTGGCTCTGGCATGAAGGTAACATATACCGCAACGGTTACTGCGAATGGCAAGACCTATACTGATCAGAAGGCAGATAAACGCTTCGTAGATGTGGCAGACGATGCATATTACTATGATGCGGTAGACTATGCGCTGAAGCATAAGATTACGGACGGCACTTCTGAGACCACATTCTCTCCGGATGACAATTGTACCCGCGCGCAGATCGTTCAGTTCTTGTACAATTTAGATGCAAGAAATACGGAAGCTTTGATCGCAGAGACAATTCCGTTCCATGATATTGAGGATGATGCTTGGTATGCTGATGCTGTAAAGTGGGCGTATGAAAACCAGGTTACAGATGGCACTTCTGAGACTACGTTCTCCCCGAATGAAGGTTGCACTCGCGCTCAGGTAGCACAGTTCCTTTGGAATCGTGCTGGCAATCCGGAACCGAAGAATGTAAAGACTGCATTTACGGATGTGCCGGAAGATGCTTGGTATGCAAACGCCGTTGCTTGGGCGGCTGAGAATGGTATCACATCTGGTACTTCCGAGACTACGTTCTCCCCGGATGACAATTGTACTCGTGCTCAGATCGTGACACTTATCTATCATAATGAAACGATGTAA
- a CDS encoding relaxasome subunit MobC, protein MASSYEDRISKLQKRRAELLAQEKKLTAQQKAADRKARTRRLIAIGAGVESVLQRQVHEGDELNSFLDLLRIYDIGKEF, encoded by the coding sequence ATGGCGAGTTCCTATGAAGATCGTATTTCCAAGTTGCAAAAACGCCGTGCTGAACTGCTTGCCCAAGAAAAAAAGCTAACGGCACAACAAAAAGCTGCTGATCGCAAAGCGCGAACCCGTCGCTTAATTGCCATCGGTGCCGGTGTAGAAAGTGTTTTACAACGTCAAGTGCATGAAGGTGATGAGTTAAATAGTTTTTTAGATCTATTACGCATTTATGATATTGGAAAAGAATTTTAA
- a CDS encoding helix-turn-helix domain-containing protein: MNTSKLLRTAMHERGMTQSRLAEACGLSSQSAVCNFLQRQHGMRIDTLLTLLNAMGYEIVVRDSMSKQLCWELDSK; encoded by the coding sequence ATGAACACTAGTAAACTGCTGCGTACTGCTATGCACGAACGTGGTATGACACAATCTCGTCTTGCTGAAGCTTGTGGTCTCAGCAGCCAGAGCGCAGTCTGTAATTTTCTGCAACGTCAACACGGTATGCGCATCGATACGCTGTTAACTCTACTAAATGCCATGGGATATGAAATTGTTGTCCGTGACTCTATGAGTAAACAGCTGTGTTGGGAACTGGATAGCAAATGA
- a CDS encoding 23S rRNA methyltransferase, which yields MIDINPDLSSHVETVALLGGKKPDDYIDVDLDLSSLKNNAGLSVTYSEIKDFALHHYGVKLSSLEIAQVKRANGLELRKNFNISKKSDQKQPQVTPEKRKLIEEIFYHFGILEQNV from the coding sequence ATGATCGACATCAATCCGGACCTATCGAGCCATGTGGAGACGGTTGCTCTGTTAGGTGGGAAAAAACCAGATGATTATATTGATGTAGATCTTGATCTCTCATCTCTAAAAAATAATGCAGGTTTATCTGTTACATACAGCGAAATTAAGGATTTTGCTTTACATCATTATGGTGTAAAGCTCAGTAGTCTTGAAATTGCACAAGTAAAGAGAGCTAACGGTCTTGAGTTACGAAAAAACTTTAATATTTCTAAAAAATCAGATCAAAAACAGCCTCAGGTAACTCCTGAAAAACGCAAACTTATTGAAGAAATTTTTTATCACTTTGGTATTCTTGAGCAAAATGTTTAA
- a CDS encoding recombinase family protein, whose product MKFFYARVSTADQNLARQLKAAEKYKPDQIFADKSSGKSFDRPEYQKLKAIICTEDELIIKSIDRLGRDRDGIQNELAWFRSHGVIVRIIDIPTTMIEFPAEQQWIGDMVCNILIEVLSCIAQQEREVINKRRQEGIDAMPIVNDHRVSSRTGRSIGRPPCRIDEALFLSLRAQNKAGKLTILECCQKLSISRGTWYNLCKKIGI is encoded by the coding sequence ATGAAGTTTTTCTATGCTCGTGTAAGCACAGCCGACCAAAATCTTGCTAGGCAATTGAAAGCTGCTGAAAAATACAAACCAGATCAGATTTTTGCAGATAAATCCTCTGGTAAAAGTTTTGATCGTCCAGAGTATCAAAAACTTAAAGCCATCATCTGTACCGAAGATGAACTTATAATCAAATCAATTGACCGATTGGGTAGAGATCGGGATGGCATTCAGAATGAGTTAGCTTGGTTTCGTTCTCACGGTGTAATAGTACGCATTATCGATATTCCCACCACTATGATTGAGTTTCCAGCAGAGCAACAGTGGATCGGAGATATGGTATGTAACATTCTGATTGAAGTCCTTAGTTGTATCGCCCAGCAAGAACGTGAAGTCATTAACAAGCGTCGTCAAGAAGGCATTGACGCCATGCCTATTGTAAATGACCATCGTGTCTCTAGTCGCACTGGAAGATCTATTGGACGTCCTCCTTGTCGCATAGATGAAGCATTGTTTCTATCCTTAAGAGCTCAAAACAAAGCTGGTAAACTAACTATTCTTGAGTGCTGCCAGAAACTTTCTATATCACGTGGTACTTGGTATAATCTCTGTAAAAAAATCGGAATTTAA
- a CDS encoding recombinase family protein produces the protein MQSANKKINVYTYTRVSTIMQIDGYSLDAQLNSLRKYADYKDYTIVREYSDQGFSGKNTQNRPQFMQMMSDIQKNTDHVKYVLVFKLSRFGRNAADILYYLQFMQDCDVNLICVEDGLDSSQSAGKLMISILSSVAEIERENIRAQTMAGRLQKAREGKWNGGFAPYGYDLNNGFLEINEEEANAIRIIFDKYVHTTLGVDGVAKWLNEHGIKKRPRQNGHLTKFGTRYVAQIIDNPVYAGKIAYGRHKTEKISGKHNEYHVVKKKDYPVYDGIHEAIVTPELWEKAHEKRLEHAHRPEKKVKEHEYILSGLLKCPGCGASMYGIHSQKRKPDGTYYPPSYGYTCRNQTRQSGYTCTWKHHQINAKTIDSSVQDTIISLVDNAQFAQVLKDLIGTSVDSDELQVALTAAEKELRQAKQTQYQLENQLDSLDVEDTHYNLRYESLNRRLENVFIRIDGANLRIQEVQTRINHVQQRQLSRDSVYEYLLQFRKVYDLMTDFEKKTFMKSFISRIELFSEKQKDGRWVKSIHFHFPVYYHEHLTKEIFPPLKTTDETVCLLSKKDK, from the coding sequence ATGCAGTCTGCAAATAAAAAAATTAATGTCTATACATATACTCGTGTGTCTACTATAATGCAGATAGATGGCTATAGCTTGGATGCTCAGTTGAATAGTCTCCGCAAATACGCAGACTATAAAGATTATACTATTGTACGCGAGTATTCCGATCAAGGTTTCTCTGGAAAGAACACACAAAATCGTCCTCAGTTTATGCAAATGATGTCGGATATTCAAAAAAATACAGATCATGTTAAATATGTTCTTGTATTTAAGCTATCGCGTTTTGGTCGCAATGCTGCTGATATTCTATACTATTTGCAATTTATGCAAGATTGTGATGTAAATCTTATTTGTGTTGAAGATGGTCTTGATAGTTCCCAAAGTGCTGGAAAACTGATGATTTCCATTTTATCATCAGTTGCTGAAATTGAGCGTGAAAATATTCGTGCTCAAACTATGGCTGGTCGCCTTCAAAAGGCTAGAGAAGGAAAATGGAATGGTGGTTTTGCTCCATATGGTTATGACCTCAACAATGGTTTTCTTGAAATTAATGAAGAAGAGGCCAACGCTATTCGAATCATTTTCGATAAGTATGTACATACGACATTAGGTGTTGACGGCGTTGCCAAGTGGCTTAATGAACATGGAATTAAAAAAAGACCTAGGCAGAACGGGCATTTAACGAAATTTGGAACTCGTTATGTAGCTCAAATTATCGATAATCCTGTTTATGCAGGTAAAATCGCATACGGACGACATAAAACCGAAAAAATTTCAGGTAAACATAACGAATATCACGTTGTTAAGAAAAAAGACTATCCTGTATATGACGGAATACATGAAGCTATTGTAACTCCTGAACTTTGGGAAAAGGCGCATGAAAAACGTTTAGAGCACGCTCATCGTCCAGAAAAAAAGGTAAAAGAACATGAATACATTCTATCTGGTCTCTTAAAGTGTCCCGGCTGTGGTGCGTCCATGTACGGTATTCACTCTCAAAAAAGAAAACCCGATGGAACCTACTATCCCCCTTCATATGGCTATACATGTCGCAATCAAACTCGCCAATCCGGTTACACATGTACTTGGAAGCATCACCAAATAAATGCTAAAACTATTGATTCTTCTGTTCAAGATACTATTATATCTTTAGTGGATAATGCTCAATTTGCTCAAGTTTTAAAAGATTTAATCGGTACTTCTGTTGATTCAGATGAGCTTCAAGTTGCTTTAACAGCTGCTGAAAAAGAACTTCGACAAGCTAAGCAAACACAATATCAACTTGAAAATCAATTGGACTCCCTCGACGTGGAAGATACACATTATAATCTTCGCTATGAAAGTTTAAATCGCAGACTAGAAAATGTATTTATACGTATCGATGGAGCTAATCTTCGTATACAAGAAGTTCAAACACGTATAAACCATGTTCAACAGCGGCAGTTGTCACGAGATTCTGTATATGAATATCTTCTGCAGTTTCGCAAAGTCTATGATCTTATGACTGACTTTGAAAAGAAAACGTTTATGAAATCTTTTATTAGTAGAATTGAACTATTTTCTGAAAAACAGAAAGATGGTCGATGGGTCAAATCCATTCATTTTCATTTTCCTGTATATTATCATGAGCATCTGACAAAAGAAATTTTCCCACCTTTAAAAACAACAGATGAGACGGTCTGTTTGCTGTCAAAGAAAGATAAATAA
- a CDS encoding response regulator transcription factor, whose amino-acid sequence MPNILVVEDDENLNRGITFSLKKSGYEVFSAESVKKAKRIASDNNVDVAICDVNLPDGNGLELVRWMRNCQNVYIICLTALDQETDQVMGYEAGADDYITKPFSLSVLLLKIEAHFRRRQEKTEAGKMISGDIVFIAGEMKVLIKSREISLTKTELKMLSFFLQNPKQILSKTQILENVFDLEGNFVDENTIAVNIRRLREKIEDNPAAPVYIKNIRGLGYIWNQEVSQ is encoded by the coding sequence ATGCCAAATATCCTTGTGGTTGAGGACGATGAAAACTTGAATCGTGGAATCACTTTTTCACTGAAAAAATCCGGATATGAGGTTTTTTCAGCAGAATCAGTGAAAAAAGCGAAAAGAATTGCAAGTGATAATAATGTGGATGTTGCCATTTGTGATGTGAATCTTCCGGATGGAAACGGATTAGAGCTTGTCAGATGGATGCGGAATTGTCAAAATGTATATATTATCTGTCTTACCGCGTTAGATCAGGAGACAGATCAGGTCATGGGATATGAAGCAGGGGCAGATGATTATATTACAAAGCCGTTTAGTCTTTCGGTACTTCTTTTGAAAATAGAAGCACATTTCCGCCGCAGACAGGAGAAAACGGAAGCCGGAAAGATGATTTCGGGAGATATCGTATTTATCGCAGGAGAAATGAAAGTCCTGATAAAAAGTCGTGAAATCAGTTTGACAAAAACGGAGTTGAAAATGCTGTCCTTTTTTCTTCAAAACCCGAAACAGATTCTTTCAAAAACACAAATATTGGAAAATGTGTTTGATCTGGAAGGGAATTTTGTGGATGAAAATACAATCGCTGTCAATATCAGAAGACTCCGTGAGAAAATCGAAGACAATCCGGCTGCACCGGTCTATATTAAAAACATCCGCGGGCTTGGGTATATATGGAATCAGGAGGTAAGTCAGTGA
- a CDS encoding virulence RhuM family protein encodes MKKKKDEITIRSSAAEYLTYVASVGDQQDSIEMRYEDENIWLTQKMMATLYDVGTNTINYHIKKIFEDSELQEDSVIRKFRITAADGKSYSTNHYSLEMIIAVGFKVNSERAVQFRKWVNQIAKDYTIKGWVMDDERLKNGGSVLTTEYFDRLLEQIREIRLSERRFYQKITDIYATALDYDRTAKTTKQFFAKVQNKMHYAVHGHTAAELIYERADADKPHMGLTTWAAAPEGKIVKSDVSVAKNYLSEKEMRSLERIVSAYLDLAEDRAERHIPMTMEDWAKRLDLFLMADDREVLQDAGKITAEIAKAKAETEFEKYRVIQDRLFMSDFDKYMLELEENAKK; translated from the coding sequence TTGAAAAAGAAAAAAGATGAAATAACCATCCGTTCCAGTGCTGCAGAATACCTGACGTATGTTGCCTCTGTCGGTGATCAGCAGGACAGTATCGAGATGCGCTATGAGGATGAGAATATATGGCTAACGCAGAAGATGATGGCCACATTATATGACGTGGGTACTAACACAATAAATTATCATATTAAGAAAATATTCGAGGATAGCGAACTACAGGAGGATTCAGTTATTCGAAAATTTCGAATAACTGCCGCTGACGGAAAAAGCTACAGCACAAATCACTATTCCTTGGAGATGATCATTGCTGTTGGATTCAAGGTCAATTCTGAGCGTGCGGTGCAGTTCCGTAAATGGGTCAATCAAATTGCCAAGGACTACACCATCAAAGGCTGGGTTATGGATGACGAACGTCTAAAAAATGGTGGATCAGTGCTCACAACAGAATACTTTGATCGTTTGCTTGAACAGATTCGTGAGATCCGTTTGTCTGAGCGTAGATTCTATCAGAAGATAACAGACATCTATGCTACAGCTCTTGATTACGACCGCACAGCAAAAACGACAAAACAGTTCTTTGCTAAGGTGCAGAACAAGATGCATTATGCAGTTCACGGACATACGGCAGCAGAGTTGATTTATGAGCGAGCAGATGCTGATAAGCCACATATGGGGCTAACCACATGGGCAGCAGCGCCGGAAGGCAAGATTGTAAAAAGTGATGTGAGCGTTGCAAAGAATTATCTTTCAGAAAAGGAAATGCGTTCATTAGAGCGTATCGTTTCGGCATATCTGGATCTGGCAGAGGATCGCGCAGAGCGTCATATTCCGATGACAATGGAGGACTGGGCAAAGCGTCTGGATTTATTCCTGATGGCTGATGACAGAGAGGTCCTTCAGGATGCAGGAAAGATCACGGCAGAGATTGCCAAGGCTAAAGCCGAGACTGAATTTGAAAAGTATCGTGTCATTCAGGACAGACTTTTTATGTCCGACTTTGATAAGTACATGCTGGAACTGGAAGAGAATGCGAAGAAGTAA
- the mobQ gene encoding MobQ family relaxase, whose product MEVAIFHYSIKVVSRSQGRSVVACAAYRAGARLVDHDTGKVHDFTRKGGVIYSEILLPSHAPESYSSRQTLWDSVSKVECKSNSQLAREVEMALPKELSREKQIELVRSYIKAQFISKGMCADWALHDRQDGNPHVHILLTVRGINSDGAWSTKERKIYKLDSNGDRIPIIDSKTGKQKIGARGRKLWQRETVQVNQWNSRENAEIWRAAWAKQCNQFLGCQAVDHRSYARQKKEIIPTIHEGFVARQIEQKGSISERCEQNRVVRRRNALKLQLVKIIGEIQDVLLRKADDIIGREKYEHIRTADQRERRSARNYTRTRTDDFKPLLRAAEVSRLTARTDRLSGETKQSTGTSRTDQARSREHGVEKSFEAERTSHDDR is encoded by the coding sequence GTGGAAGTCGCAATTTTTCATTATTCGATTAAGGTTGTTAGTCGCAGCCAAGGAAGAAGCGTTGTAGCGTGTGCAGCGTACAGAGCAGGAGCAAGGCTAGTCGATCATGACACAGGGAAAGTACATGATTTTACGAGGAAAGGCGGTGTTATCTACTCAGAAATATTGTTACCATCTCATGCACCAGAAAGCTATAGTAGCCGACAAACGTTATGGGATTCTGTATCAAAGGTTGAATGTAAAAGCAATTCACAGCTTGCACGAGAGGTGGAGATGGCGTTACCCAAGGAACTAAGCAGAGAAAAGCAGATTGAGCTAGTTAGAAGCTACATAAAAGCGCAGTTTATATCCAAGGGTATGTGCGCCGACTGGGCACTACATGATCGACAGGACGGAAATCCACACGTTCATATTCTTCTTACAGTTCGTGGCATAAACTCTGATGGGGCATGGAGTACAAAAGAGCGAAAAATTTATAAACTGGATTCAAATGGAGATAGAATTCCCATTATCGATTCTAAGACAGGAAAGCAGAAGATTGGGGCACGTGGTCGCAAGCTATGGCAACGTGAAACCGTGCAGGTTAATCAATGGAATAGCAGAGAAAATGCAGAGATTTGGCGAGCGGCATGGGCAAAACAGTGTAATCAATTTCTTGGATGCCAGGCAGTTGATCATAGGAGCTATGCGCGTCAGAAAAAGGAAATTATACCGACAATTCATGAGGGATTTGTTGCAAGACAAATAGAGCAAAAGGGCAGTATTTCTGAGCGATGTGAGCAGAATCGTGTTGTGAGAAGGCGGAATGCGCTTAAACTTCAATTAGTGAAAATCATCGGTGAAATTCAAGACGTATTATTAAGGAAAGCAGATGACATTATTGGACGAGAAAAATATGAACACATTAGAACAGCTGATCAGAGAGAACGAAGGTCTGCAAGAAACTATACGCGAACAAGAACAGACGATTTCAAACCTCTCCTCAGAGCAGCAGAGGTTAGCCGACTCACTGCAAGAACAGATCGGCTTAGTGGAGAAACAAAACAGAGCACTGGAACATCAAGAACCGACCAAGCTAGAAGCCGAGAACATGGAGTTGAAAAAAGCTTTGAAGCAGAGCGAACAAGTCATGATGATCGCTGA